A window of Bacteroidales bacterium contains these coding sequences:
- the mraY gene encoding phospho-N-acetylmuramoyl-pentapeptide-transferase, giving the protein MFYYIADYLQRCCDVPGAGVFQYISFRTAAAVIVSLLISLVFGTKWIKYLNKKQVGETIRDLGLEGQLAKQGTPTMGGLIILASILIPTLLFAKLDNIYILLMIFTTVWLGSVGFLDDYIKVFRKNKNGLSGKYKILAQVILGIVVGATMYLSNSVVLREKLPPSGPSIEQHVSGSDLSSKFKSEGIKSTKTTIPFVKDNEFDYAVLLKWLGPDYEKYAYLIFIPLVIFIIAAVSNGANLTDGMDGLATGTSAIIGATLGLLAWVSGNIVFADYLNIMYLPNTGELTIFIGSFVGGCIGFLWYNSYPAQVFMGDTGSLALGGSIAVFAIIIRKELLIPILCGIFLMESLSVILQVSYFKITKRRFGAGRRIFKMSPLHHHFQVLGYPEPKIVQRFMIVGIILAVITIITLKLR; this is encoded by the coding sequence ATGTTTTATTATATAGCTGATTATCTGCAAAGATGTTGTGATGTCCCCGGAGCGGGGGTCTTTCAGTACATTTCCTTCAGGACAGCGGCAGCAGTAATTGTCTCCTTGCTGATCTCCCTGGTTTTTGGCACAAAGTGGATTAAATACCTGAATAAAAAGCAAGTAGGGGAAACTATCCGTGATCTCGGCCTTGAAGGACAACTTGCAAAACAAGGCACTCCAACAATGGGAGGATTGATCATCCTCGCCTCCATCCTGATCCCGACTTTGCTGTTTGCCAAACTCGATAATATTTACATCCTCCTGATGATCTTTACCACAGTATGGCTGGGGTCTGTCGGATTTCTCGATGATTACATCAAAGTATTCAGAAAGAATAAAAATGGCCTGAGCGGAAAGTACAAGATACTTGCGCAGGTTATCCTGGGCATAGTCGTCGGGGCGACAATGTATCTCAGTAATTCCGTCGTCCTCAGGGAAAAATTGCCGCCAAGCGGCCCTTCTATAGAACAGCACGTCAGCGGGAGTGATCTCTCCTCAAAATTTAAAAGTGAAGGGATTAAATCGACCAAAACCACTATCCCTTTTGTAAAAGATAACGAATTCGATTATGCCGTCCTGCTTAAATGGTTGGGACCAGATTATGAAAAATATGCTTACTTAATCTTTATACCGCTAGTAATTTTCATTATTGCAGCTGTTTCAAATGGTGCAAACCTCACTGATGGCATGGACGGACTGGCTACAGGCACTTCGGCCATCATCGGGGCAACACTTGGTCTGTTGGCTTGGGTATCAGGTAACATCGTCTTTGCCGATTACCTGAATATCATGTACCTTCCCAATACCGGGGAACTGACCATTTTTATCGGCTCTTTTGTCGGCGGTTGCATCGGATTCCTCTGGTATAACTCCTACCCTGCCCAGGTCTTTATGGGCGACACGGGAAGCCTGGCATTAGGCGGAAGTATTGCGGTCTTCGCCATCATTATCAGAAAAGAATTGTTAATTCCGATCCTTTGCGGGATTTTCCTGATGGAAAGCCTATCTGTGATCCTGCAGGTAAGTTATTTCAAGATTACAAAACGTCGTTTTGGCGCAGGACGGAGAATTTTTAAAATGTCGCCGTTACACCATCATTTCCAGGTTTTAGGCTACCCTGAACCTAAGATTGTTCAGCGCTTTATGATTGTAGGCATTATTCTGGCCGTCATCACGATCATTACTTTAAAGTTGAGATAA